In the genome of Myxococcus stipitatus, one region contains:
- a CDS encoding sensor histidine kinase, translating into MAETLFEELKRYVAFGAEDEQSLVGLHAIAKPHFPHIARVFYDRILEHDGARKALEGGESQVGHLKGTLQVWMDQLLRGPWDEAYFALRCRIGRIHVRISLPQHYMFGAMNVLRQELTAVIDTELPGDLQTRHRTRTALGRILDLELAIMLHTYREDLLAQQARTERLATFGQLVGSIGHELRNPLGVIETSLYILRSRAGASVDERTHKHLDRIGEQVGIANHIVSDLLDMIRDRPLQRQEVWLDEVWQEALKAVPRPEGVSIQTEGLVSLLPVQGDAGQLRQVFVNLLQNAVQALEESGGGVSLVGAPGAPGTVELVLEDTGPGVSESVRGRLFEPLITTKARGIGLGLALVRRILERHGGSIVYAPRAGAGARFVIQLPTSPQEGPDASLPSAG; encoded by the coding sequence ATGGCGGAAACCTTGTTCGAGGAGCTGAAGCGGTACGTGGCGTTTGGCGCGGAGGACGAGCAGTCTCTCGTCGGGCTCCACGCCATCGCGAAGCCGCATTTCCCCCACATCGCGCGTGTCTTCTATGACCGCATCCTGGAGCACGACGGCGCGCGCAAGGCCCTGGAGGGAGGCGAGAGCCAGGTCGGCCACCTGAAGGGCACGTTGCAGGTGTGGATGGACCAGCTGCTCCGGGGCCCCTGGGATGAGGCCTACTTCGCGCTGCGCTGCCGCATCGGCCGCATCCACGTGCGCATCTCGCTGCCGCAGCACTACATGTTCGGCGCGATGAACGTGCTGCGGCAGGAGCTCACCGCGGTCATCGACACGGAGCTCCCGGGAGACCTGCAGACGCGGCACCGCACGCGCACCGCGCTGGGCCGCATCCTGGACCTGGAGCTGGCCATCATGCTCCACACGTACCGCGAGGACCTGCTGGCCCAGCAGGCGCGCACCGAGCGGCTGGCCACCTTCGGGCAGCTCGTGGGCTCCATCGGACATGAGCTGCGCAACCCCCTGGGTGTCATCGAGACGTCGCTCTACATCCTGCGCAGTCGCGCGGGGGCCTCGGTGGATGAGCGCACGCACAAGCACCTGGACCGCATCGGCGAGCAGGTGGGCATCGCGAACCACATCGTCTCCGACTTGCTGGACATGATCCGGGACCGCCCGCTGCAACGCCAGGAGGTCTGGCTGGACGAGGTCTGGCAGGAGGCGCTCAAGGCCGTACCGCGCCCGGAGGGCGTGAGCATCCAGACGGAGGGCCTGGTCTCGCTGCTGCCCGTGCAGGGGGACGCGGGGCAGCTGCGCCAGGTGTTCGTCAACCTGTTGCAGAACGCGGTGCAGGCGCTGGAGGAGTCGGGCGGCGGGGTATCGCTGGTGGGCGCCCCGGGCGCGCCGGGCACGGTGGAGCTGGTCCTGGAGGACACGGGACCAGGGGTCAGCGAGAGCGTCCGCGGTCGCCTCTTCGAGCCGCTGATCACCACCAAGGCGCGAGGCATCGGCCTGGGGCTGGCGCTCGTGCGCCGCATCCTGGAGCGCCACGGCGGGTCCATCGTGTATGCGCCGCGCGCCGGTGCCGGAGCCCGCTTCGTGATTCAGCTTCCCACGTCGCCACAGGAGGGGCCCGATGCGTCGCTACCTTCTGCTGGATGA
- a CDS encoding response regulator, with amino-acid sequence MRRYLLLDDNQALAENLAEILRDEGHQATVVGTGDEALRAVGTTRFDALVTDMRMPGMSGADAVRRIRRLDPGLAAVVVTAYPSEDDLETARREGLLAVLPKPVPISTLMDLLANARRDGLVVVAEDDPALSDNLSEVLRARGFSCVTVASVLDTDHLSCAAPFAALVDLRMPGGPDGEAFRKLRARYPSLPTFVMTAWPDLAPRGVGVDVFPKPFDTGALVGALESAHASRA; translated from the coding sequence ATGCGTCGCTACCTTCTGCTGGATGACAACCAGGCGCTGGCGGAGAACCTCGCGGAGATTCTTCGCGACGAGGGACACCAGGCCACCGTGGTGGGCACGGGCGACGAGGCCCTGCGCGCGGTGGGGACGACCCGCTTCGACGCGCTCGTGACGGACATGCGCATGCCCGGCATGAGCGGCGCGGACGCGGTGCGACGCATCCGGCGATTGGACCCGGGGCTCGCCGCCGTGGTCGTCACGGCCTACCCGAGCGAGGACGACCTGGAGACGGCCCGGCGCGAGGGCCTGCTCGCGGTGCTCCCCAAGCCCGTGCCCATCTCCACGCTGATGGACCTGCTGGCCAATGCGCGCAGGGACGGGCTGGTGGTGGTGGCGGAGGACGACCCGGCGCTGAGCGACAACCTCTCGGAGGTGCTGCGGGCGCGGGGCTTCTCGTGCGTGACGGTGGCCTCGGTGCTGGACACGGACCACCTGTCCTGCGCGGCGCCCTTCGCGGCGCTGGTGGACCTGCGCATGCCCGGCGGGCCGGATGGCGAGGCCTTCCGCAAGCTGCGCGCGCGCTACCCGAGCCTGCCCACCTTCGTCATGACGGCATGGCCGGACCTGGCGCCACGCGGCGTGGGGGTCGATGTCTTTCCCAAGCCCTTCGACACGGGTGCGCTCGTGGGCGCGCTGGAGTCGGCACACGCGTCACGAGCATGA
- a CDS encoding sensor histidine kinase, with amino-acid sequence MSEPMALSPSRVLVVDDNAAFLDNLDELLGDAGYSVRAASTCRAAREKAREGFDVALVDLRLPDGDGTALAAELKAGSPDSEVVLLTGFATLETAVAAVRAGACAYLMKPCAPRELLLTLEQAMRQVRLHAEKRELARRAQVTEKLAAVGTMTAGLSHEIRNPLNAAALQLAVLERRVRKLPDGQQGTLLEPLLLVRDEIRRLDHILEDFLQFARPREFRPGSVDVKALVRRVVDLLSGQAEARKVTLTQVVPDAALPSLAGEEERLRQVLINLCLNALESTPTGGQVTLSAGAEDTRVWLTVDDTGAGVPEAMRDRIFEPFFTTKAQGSGLGLPIVHAIVTQHGGTLEVDTAPGGGARFILRLPVAR; translated from the coding sequence ATGAGTGAGCCCATGGCCCTGTCTCCCTCACGTGTCCTGGTCGTGGATGACAACGCGGCGTTCCTCGACAACCTCGATGAGCTGCTGGGCGACGCGGGCTATTCCGTGCGCGCGGCGTCGACGTGCCGGGCCGCTCGGGAGAAGGCTCGCGAGGGCTTCGACGTGGCGCTGGTGGACCTGCGCCTCCCGGACGGAGATGGGACGGCGCTGGCGGCGGAGCTGAAGGCGGGGTCCCCGGATTCGGAGGTGGTGCTGCTCACGGGCTTCGCCACGCTGGAGACGGCCGTGGCGGCGGTGCGCGCGGGGGCGTGTGCGTACCTCATGAAGCCGTGTGCGCCGCGCGAGCTGCTCCTCACGCTGGAGCAGGCGATGCGGCAGGTGCGGCTGCACGCGGAGAAGCGCGAGCTGGCGCGGCGCGCGCAGGTGACGGAGAAGCTGGCCGCCGTGGGCACGATGACGGCGGGGCTGTCCCACGAGATCCGCAACCCGCTCAACGCCGCGGCCTTGCAGCTCGCCGTGCTGGAGCGCCGGGTGCGCAAGCTGCCCGATGGTCAGCAGGGCACGCTGCTGGAGCCCTTGCTGCTGGTGCGCGACGAGATTCGCCGGCTCGACCATATCCTGGAGGACTTCCTCCAGTTCGCCCGGCCTCGGGAGTTCCGCCCGGGCTCCGTGGACGTGAAGGCCCTGGTCCGCCGGGTGGTGGACCTCTTGAGCGGTCAGGCCGAGGCGCGGAAGGTGACGCTGACGCAGGTGGTGCCGGACGCCGCGCTGCCGTCGCTCGCGGGCGAGGAGGAGCGGCTTCGACAGGTGCTCATCAACCTGTGCCTCAACGCGCTGGAGTCGACCCCCACGGGGGGGCAGGTGACGCTGTCGGCGGGCGCGGAGGACACGCGCGTCTGGCTCACGGTGGACGACACGGGAGCGGGTGTCCCGGAGGCGATGAGAGATCGCATCTTCGAGCCCTTCTTCACCACCAAGGCCCAGGGCTCCGGACTGGGGCTCCCCATCGTCCACGCCATCGTCACCCAGCACGGCGGGACGCTGGAGGTGGACACGGCGCCGGGAGGCGGCGCGCGCTTCATCCTGCGACTCCCCGTGGCGCGCTAG
- a CDS encoding M56 family metallopeptidase produces the protein MDVLDSLERALLAFVWQGAAVALVTAGVMALMSRRSAHGRYVVACLGLLTMAVLPLVTFLGAVLEGLGPVAASGAAAAPLLPVARATTTLLVDTAAREVVVASPSWLQLPRHWLLPAWCCGVLLLSARTLVSWYAAQRMSRLHTEAPAAAWTQALAQALSRMKLTRPVRLLASARVDVPQVIGLWRPLILVPAGAIVGLTPAQLEAVLSHELAHIQRHDYLVNLLQALVETFLFYHPAVWWLSHRIREEREHCADDLAVRSCGDAVLYARALAHIEQVRASPSPVPALGANGGSLLSRIRRLLGVPESHAPRRPWRLVSGLGGAALAVALGSSQVPLPALAVAPVTPPILSLPAVQPPPRAFAMNEPAGPRPLVAPVPKVFPGAINGPSKAPVRLSSKPSPQKPRVPPPAALLIPDTEGIARTELPRTPYPLEAEPAVAVAEAKEEPQATPPVEVAEAAPAPTPKPAPVIDPLLALAQPTAPMPSEDGIFTLGPGITPPRFVSGDRLNFADLTRNIRSRVSAVPKGVVVTRCTITTDGSVTDCKSLQGLSGLEEGIIRTLTTWRYAPATLDGKPVPVHYDFDVWFTNEPGGGVEEQRRFARADVPGTRADGSSQNACVLCASVSASSLVTPPGGL, from the coding sequence ATGGACGTGCTGGACTCGCTAGAACGAGCCCTTCTCGCTTTTGTCTGGCAGGGAGCGGCGGTGGCGTTGGTGACGGCTGGAGTGATGGCCTTGATGTCGCGCCGGTCCGCCCATGGACGCTATGTCGTCGCGTGCCTGGGCCTCTTGACGATGGCGGTGCTCCCCCTCGTCACGTTCCTGGGCGCGGTGCTGGAGGGCCTGGGGCCGGTGGCGGCGAGTGGCGCGGCGGCCGCACCGCTCCTCCCGGTGGCTCGCGCCACCACCACACTCCTGGTGGACACCGCGGCGCGCGAGGTGGTGGTGGCCAGCCCCTCCTGGCTGCAGCTGCCCCGGCACTGGCTGCTCCCGGCGTGGTGCTGTGGCGTGCTGCTCCTGTCCGCGCGGACGCTCGTGTCCTGGTACGCCGCGCAGCGCATGTCGCGCCTGCACACGGAGGCGCCGGCCGCCGCGTGGACCCAGGCCCTCGCGCAGGCGCTCTCGCGCATGAAGCTGACGCGTCCTGTCCGCCTGCTGGCCTCGGCGCGCGTGGACGTGCCCCAGGTCATCGGCCTGTGGCGTCCGCTCATCCTCGTCCCCGCGGGCGCCATCGTGGGCCTGACGCCCGCGCAGCTCGAGGCGGTGCTGTCGCACGAGCTGGCGCACATCCAGCGCCACGACTACCTGGTGAACCTGCTCCAGGCGCTGGTCGAGACCTTCCTGTTCTACCACCCCGCCGTCTGGTGGCTGTCCCACCGCATCCGCGAGGAGCGTGAGCACTGCGCGGATGACCTGGCCGTGCGGTCCTGCGGCGACGCGGTCCTCTACGCCCGAGCCCTCGCCCACATCGAGCAGGTCCGTGCGTCCCCTTCCCCCGTGCCCGCGCTTGGCGCGAATGGTGGTTCCTTGCTGTCGCGCATCCGCCGCCTGTTGGGTGTCCCCGAGAGTCATGCTCCCCGTCGGCCGTGGAGGCTGGTCAGCGGCCTGGGCGGCGCGGCGCTCGCCGTTGCGCTGGGCTCCTCGCAGGTCCCCCTCCCCGCGCTGGCCGTGGCGCCCGTCACGCCGCCGATTCTCTCGCTGCCCGCGGTACAGCCGCCCCCGCGCGCCTTCGCGATGAACGAGCCCGCCGGTCCCCGGCCCCTCGTCGCCCCGGTCCCGAAGGTGTTCCCGGGCGCCATCAACGGCCCCAGCAAGGCCCCGGTGCGCCTCTCCTCGAAGCCTTCGCCCCAGAAGCCCCGCGTCCCGCCCCCGGCCGCGCTGCTCATCCCCGACACGGAGGGAATCGCCCGGACGGAGCTGCCTCGGACGCCCTATCCGCTCGAGGCGGAGCCCGCCGTGGCCGTCGCCGAAGCCAAGGAAGAGCCCCAGGCCACGCCCCCGGTCGAGGTCGCGGAGGCCGCGCCCGCTCCCACGCCCAAGCCCGCGCCGGTCATCGACCCCCTCCTCGCGCTGGCGCAGCCGACGGCGCCCATGCCCTCGGAAGACGGCATCTTCACGTTGGGGCCAGGCATCACCCCGCCCCGCTTCGTCTCGGGGGACCGCCTCAACTTCGCCGACCTGACGCGGAACATCCGCTCGCGGGTGTCCGCCGTCCCCAAGGGCGTCGTCGTCACTCGCTGCACCATCACCACCGACGGCTCCGTCACGGACTGCAAGTCGCTGCAGGGCCTCTCCGGACTGGAGGAGGGCATCATCCGCACGCTGACCACGTGGCGCTACGCCCCCGCCACCCTCGACGGCAAGCCCGTCCCCGTGCACTACGACTTCGACGTCTGGTTCACGAACGAGCCGGGGGGTGGCGTCGAGGAGCAGCGCCGGTTCGCCCGCGCGGACGTTCCGGGCACGCGCGCGGATGGCTCCAGTCAGAATGCCTGCGTCCTCTGCGCGAGCGTCTCCGCGTCCAGCCTCGTGACGCCGCCCGGCGGCCTCTGA
- a CDS encoding BlaI/MecI/CopY family transcriptional regulator, whose translation MPVPPQPTRAELAILRVLWQLGPSTVRQVHESLRDTQDNDTGYTTVLKLLQNMTEKGLVQRDESERTHVYEAALSQKRTQRDLLRDLMDRAFGGSASSVVAQALSMKRTSAEELAEIRKLLDEHERRGK comes from the coding sequence ATGCCCGTTCCTCCCCAGCCGACTCGCGCCGAGCTGGCCATCCTCCGGGTCCTCTGGCAGCTCGGCCCCAGCACCGTGCGGCAGGTGCATGAGTCGCTCCGGGACACGCAGGACAACGACACCGGCTACACGACGGTCCTCAAGCTCCTGCAGAACATGACGGAGAAGGGGCTCGTGCAGCGAGACGAGAGCGAGCGCACCCACGTCTACGAGGCGGCCCTCAGTCAGAAGCGCACCCAGCGGGACTTGCTGCGCGACCTGATGGACCGTGCCTTCGGTGGCTCCGCCTCCAGTGTCGTCGCCCAGGCGCTGTCGATGAAGCGGACGTCCGCGGAGGAGCTGGCCGAGATCCGGAAGCTGCTGGACGAGCACGAGAGGCGGGGGAAGTGA
- a CDS encoding sigma-54 dependent transcriptional regulator: MSAQRILVVDDEDNARRAIATILSEEGYEVAEAGNGAEALTRVADFSPAVVLTDVRMPKMDGLSLLRAAREQGSDATFVMMTAFASVEMAVEAMKSGADNFLLKPLDADQVLVTLSKALEKRSLRREAEALRDQVRTRVRRFHDIIGESPQLQGIYDVVRRAASTRATVLILGESGTGKELIAQALHQESPRRDKPFIRVHCAALSESLLESELFGHEKGAFTGAVARKEGRFELADGGTLFLDEIGEISPTVQVKLLRVLQQRELERVGGTQTLKVDVRIVAATHRDLAAEVKAGRFREDLYYRLNVVSVTLPPLRDRKSDIPALVNHFLEKYGDAYGKQVRGLAPGTLQALLAHDWPGNIRELENAIERAVVLTQGHELATDDLPPVLRGPRPSGTSQGSLIPGATLAAIEREAILRTLEMVQGSTSRAAEVLGISVRKIQYRLKEYGTSGENAPAKLEADESASDLPAEP, translated from the coding sequence ATGTCCGCACAGCGAATCCTGGTCGTCGACGATGAGGACAACGCCCGCCGAGCCATCGCCACCATCCTGAGCGAGGAAGGCTACGAGGTGGCCGAGGCGGGCAATGGCGCGGAGGCGCTCACCCGCGTCGCGGACTTCTCGCCCGCCGTGGTGCTCACCGACGTGCGCATGCCGAAGATGGACGGGCTGAGCCTGCTGCGCGCCGCGCGTGAGCAAGGCAGCGACGCCACCTTCGTGATGATGACGGCCTTCGCCAGCGTGGAGATGGCGGTGGAGGCGATGAAGTCCGGCGCGGACAACTTCCTGCTCAAGCCGCTCGACGCGGACCAGGTGCTGGTCACGCTGTCGAAGGCGCTGGAGAAGCGCAGCCTTCGCCGCGAGGCGGAGGCGCTGCGGGACCAGGTGCGCACCCGCGTGCGGCGCTTCCACGACATCATCGGCGAGTCGCCCCAGCTCCAGGGCATCTACGACGTGGTCCGCCGCGCCGCGAGCACGCGCGCCACGGTGCTCATCCTGGGCGAGTCCGGCACGGGCAAGGAGCTCATCGCCCAGGCGCTCCACCAGGAGTCGCCTCGCCGCGACAAGCCCTTCATCCGCGTGCACTGCGCCGCGCTGTCCGAGAGCCTCCTGGAGAGCGAGCTGTTCGGCCACGAGAAGGGCGCCTTCACCGGCGCGGTGGCGCGCAAGGAGGGCCGCTTCGAGCTGGCCGACGGCGGCACGCTGTTCCTGGATGAAATCGGGGAGATCTCCCCCACCGTGCAGGTGAAGCTCCTGCGCGTGCTCCAGCAGCGCGAGCTGGAGCGCGTGGGCGGCACGCAGACGCTCAAGGTGGACGTGCGCATCGTCGCGGCGACCCACCGGGACCTCGCCGCGGAGGTGAAGGCCGGCCGCTTCCGCGAGGACCTCTACTACCGCCTCAACGTGGTGAGCGTGACGCTGCCGCCATTGCGGGACCGCAAGAGCGACATCCCCGCGCTGGTGAACCACTTCCTCGAGAAGTACGGCGACGCCTACGGCAAGCAGGTGCGAGGGCTGGCGCCGGGCACGCTCCAGGCGCTGCTCGCGCATGACTGGCCGGGCAACATCCGCGAGCTGGAGAACGCCATCGAGCGCGCCGTGGTGCTCACGCAGGGACATGAGCTGGCGACGGATGACCTGCCGCCCGTGCTGCGAGGACCGCGCCCCAGCGGCACCAGCCAGGGCTCGCTCATCCCCGGCGCCACGCTCGCGGCCATCGAGCGCGAGGCCATCCTCCGCACCCTGGAGATGGTGCAGGGCTCCACCTCGCGCGCCGCGGAGGTGCTGGGCATCAGCGTGCGGAAGATCCAGTACCGGCTCAAGGAGTACGGCACGTCGGGCGAGAACGCGCCGGCGAAGCTGGAGGCCGACGAGTCCGCGAGCGACCTCCCCGCGGAGCCCTGA
- a CDS encoding SLC13 family permease, with protein sequence MSPPLASMHDTEATPSMPIKPLGAPAPRRSWLRPALAGAGLVAVALVAGFGVQGEVASRAVLVAGVCLVLWLSELVPPFVPTLLLLGATPVVLGPLAPDYRLASVLTWCADPVLILFLGGFTLEVAAMRHGLDSAVARHVVRGSRGRPRLLLLLVMGGVAFLSMWMSNVAAAAMMLAALRPVLLAAPPGAPLRPALLASVALGANLGGMATPVGSGPNALAVSAASTFAPVTFAGWMAFALPLTALMLLLGFGLILLRFRVAGPVSLPAPMTRALSPSGRRVLAVSAACVAAWLTEPLHGVPAPVVALGATALLFGTGLLRREDLGRLDWSTLLLIAGGLALGKLLEHSGVVAHALDGARLEALPREARLGVLVVVAAVLSALMSNTGTAALLLPLALSVEPSASTPILVAMGCSFGIPFAISTPPNAMAAGEGLDTTELLRLGVPLMVAGCLLVSVTGPWVLRLFGLP encoded by the coding sequence ATGTCCCCGCCTCTTGCCTCGATGCACGACACCGAGGCCACGCCCTCCATGCCCATCAAGCCCCTCGGCGCTCCGGCGCCGCGGCGGAGCTGGCTCCGGCCCGCGCTCGCGGGCGCGGGGCTGGTCGCGGTGGCCCTGGTCGCGGGCTTCGGTGTGCAGGGCGAGGTGGCGTCGCGCGCGGTGCTGGTGGCGGGCGTCTGCCTGGTGTTGTGGCTGTCGGAGCTGGTGCCCCCTTTTGTTCCCACCCTGCTCCTGCTCGGGGCCACGCCCGTGGTGCTGGGCCCGCTGGCGCCGGACTACCGGCTGGCCTCGGTGCTCACGTGGTGCGCGGACCCGGTGCTCATCCTCTTCCTCGGCGGCTTCACGCTGGAAGTGGCGGCCATGCGACACGGCCTCGACTCCGCGGTGGCTCGCCACGTCGTGCGCGGCTCTCGAGGCCGGCCCCGGCTGCTGCTCCTCCTGGTGATGGGCGGCGTGGCCTTCCTGTCCATGTGGATGTCCAACGTGGCCGCCGCGGCGATGATGCTCGCGGCGCTCCGGCCCGTGCTGCTCGCCGCTCCGCCCGGCGCGCCCCTGCGGCCCGCCCTGCTAGCGAGCGTGGCGCTGGGGGCCAACCTCGGCGGAATGGCGACCCCCGTGGGCAGCGGACCGAATGCCCTCGCCGTGTCCGCGGCCAGCACCTTCGCCCCCGTCACCTTCGCGGGGTGGATGGCGTTCGCCCTGCCCCTCACCGCGCTGATGCTGCTGCTGGGCTTCGGCCTCATCCTCCTGCGCTTCCGCGTGGCGGGGCCGGTGTCCTTGCCCGCACCGATGACGCGGGCGCTGAGCCCCTCGGGGCGCCGGGTCCTCGCGGTGAGCGCCGCCTGTGTGGCGGCCTGGCTGACGGAGCCCCTCCACGGCGTGCCCGCACCGGTGGTCGCCCTGGGCGCCACGGCGCTGCTGTTCGGCACGGGGCTGCTCCGACGCGAGGACCTGGGCCGGCTGGATTGGTCCACCCTGCTGCTCATCGCGGGAGGGCTCGCGCTGGGCAAGCTGCTGGAGCACTCGGGAGTGGTGGCGCACGCGCTCGACGGTGCCCGGCTCGAGGCCCTGCCCCGCGAGGCGCGGCTGGGGGTGCTGGTCGTCGTCGCGGCGGTGCTGTCGGCCTTGATGAGCAACACGGGCACCGCCGCCCTGCTCCTCCCACTGGCCCTGAGCGTGGAGCCCTCCGCGTCCACGCCCATCCTCGTCGCCATGGGGTGCTCGTTCGGCATCCCCTTCGCCATCAGCACGCCGCCCAATGCGATGGCCGCGGGCGAGGGGCTCGACACCACCGAACTCCTGCGGCTCGGGGTTCCCCTCATGGTGGCCGGTTGTCTGCTGGTCAGCGTGACGGGCCCCTGGGTCCTGCGTCTGTTTGGCCTGCCATGA
- a CDS encoding CBS domain-containing protein, whose protein sequence is MKIVGELMTREVVTLKETQNLGKAEELLNMHRIRHLPVTRQGKLVGLVTHRDLLRAAATHASDPAAQPLWAADIMTRDVTTVTPNDSLREAVALMLRNKFGCLPVVAADGTLVGIVTEADLVRYAQHLIEDKDRRELAREFNA, encoded by the coding sequence ATGAAAATCGTTGGAGAGCTGATGACACGCGAGGTGGTCACGCTCAAGGAGACGCAGAACCTGGGCAAGGCGGAGGAGCTGCTGAACATGCACCGCATCCGCCATCTGCCCGTCACCCGGCAGGGCAAGCTCGTGGGGCTCGTCACGCACCGGGACCTGCTCAGGGCCGCGGCCACGCACGCGTCGGACCCGGCCGCGCAGCCGCTGTGGGCCGCGGACATCATGACGCGCGACGTGACGACGGTGACGCCCAACGACTCGCTGCGCGAAGCGGTGGCGCTGATGCTGCGCAACAAGTTCGGCTGCCTCCCCGTGGTGGCGGCGGACGGCACGCTGGTGGGCATCGTCACGGAAGCGGACCTCGTGCGCTACGCGCAGCACCTCATCGAGGACAAGGACCGCCGCGAGCTGGCGCGCGAGTTCAACGCCTGA
- the thiC gene encoding phosphomethylpyrimidine synthase ThiC produces MSGASKSLKVDGKVLEGISRGPLPASRKVFVSGTLHPDVRVPLREISQTPTRHGHGSDARETANPPVHVYDSSGPYTDPAADIDLRRGLPAAREAWILRRGDTEELAGITSKYGKEREEDPRLAGLRFGHRRKPRVARAGSNVTQLHYARKGIITPEMEYVAIRENLRVEASLAAQHPGHSWGASIPKVITPEFARDEVARGRAIIPANINHPEVEPMIIGRNFLVKINANIGNSAVTSSIEEEVEKMVWSIRWGADTVMDLSTGRNIHETREWILRNAPVPIGTVPIYQALEKVGGKAEELTWDIYRDTLIEQAEQGVDYFTIHAGVLLRYVPLTAKRLTGIVSRGGSILAKWCLAHHQENFLYTHFDEICEIMKAYDVSFSLGDGLRPGSIADANDAAQFGELETLGELTQIAWKHDVQTMIEGPGHVPMHLIQENMTKQLAVCGEAPFYTLGPLTTDIAPGYDHFTSGIGAAMIGWFGTAMLCYVTPKEHLGLPDRDDVKEGVITYKIAAHAADLAKGHPGAQARDNALSKARFEFRWEDQFNLALDPERARAFHDETLPAEGAKVAHFCSMCGPQFCSMKITQEVRDYAAKTGVSEAAALDQGLEQKSEEFKKTGSQLYR; encoded by the coding sequence ATGAGCGGAGCATCCAAGAGCCTGAAGGTCGATGGGAAGGTCCTGGAGGGCATCAGCCGAGGCCCCTTGCCGGCCTCTCGCAAGGTGTTCGTGAGCGGGACGTTGCACCCCGACGTGCGCGTGCCCCTTCGGGAAATCAGTCAGACGCCCACGCGGCACGGCCATGGGTCGGACGCGCGCGAGACGGCGAATCCCCCCGTGCACGTCTATGACTCCAGCGGTCCGTACACGGACCCCGCGGCGGACATCGACCTGCGTCGGGGCCTGCCGGCGGCGCGCGAGGCGTGGATCCTCCGTCGCGGCGACACGGAGGAGCTGGCCGGCATCACCTCCAAGTACGGCAAGGAGCGCGAGGAGGATCCTCGGCTGGCGGGGCTGCGCTTCGGCCATCGGCGCAAGCCGCGCGTGGCCCGGGCGGGGAGCAACGTCACCCAGCTCCACTATGCACGCAAGGGCATCATCACCCCGGAGATGGAGTACGTGGCCATCCGGGAGAACCTGCGCGTGGAGGCCTCGCTCGCCGCGCAGCACCCGGGACACTCCTGGGGCGCGTCCATCCCCAAGGTCATCACGCCGGAGTTCGCCCGCGACGAGGTGGCCCGAGGCCGCGCCATCATCCCCGCGAACATCAACCACCCGGAGGTGGAGCCGATGATCATCGGCCGCAACTTCCTGGTGAAGATCAACGCCAACATCGGCAACTCCGCCGTCACGTCCTCCATCGAGGAGGAGGTGGAGAAGATGGTGTGGTCCATCCGCTGGGGTGCGGACACGGTGATGGACCTGTCCACCGGCCGGAACATCCACGAGACGCGCGAGTGGATCCTCCGCAACGCGCCGGTGCCCATCGGCACGGTGCCCATCTACCAGGCGCTGGAGAAGGTCGGCGGCAAGGCGGAGGAGCTCACCTGGGACATCTACCGCGACACGCTCATCGAGCAGGCCGAGCAGGGCGTGGACTACTTCACCATCCACGCCGGCGTGCTGCTGCGCTACGTGCCGCTCACCGCGAAGCGCCTGACGGGCATCGTCAGCCGAGGCGGCTCCATCCTCGCGAAGTGGTGCCTGGCCCACCACCAGGAGAACTTCCTCTACACGCACTTCGATGAGATCTGCGAGATCATGAAGGCGTACGACGTCAGCTTCAGCCTGGGAGACGGGCTGCGGCCGGGCTCCATCGCCGACGCGAACGACGCGGCGCAGTTCGGCGAGCTGGAGACGCTGGGCGAGCTGACCCAGATTGCCTGGAAGCACGACGTGCAGACGATGATCGAGGGCCCGGGCCACGTGCCCATGCACCTCATCCAGGAGAACATGACCAAGCAGCTCGCCGTGTGCGGCGAGGCGCCGTTCTACACGCTGGGGCCCCTCACCACGGACATCGCGCCGGGGTATGACCACTTCACCAGCGGCATCGGCGCGGCGATGATCGGCTGGTTCGGCACCGCGATGCTCTGCTACGTGACGCCGAAGGAGCACCTGGGCCTGCCGGACCGTGATGACGTGAAGGAAGGCGTCATCACGTACAAGATCGCCGCCCACGCCGCGGACCTGGCCAAGGGCCACCCGGGCGCACAAGCCCGTGACAATGCGCTGTCCAAGGCCCGGTTCGAGTTCCGGTGGGAGGACCAGTTCAACCTCGCCCTGGACCCCGAGCGCGCCCGCGCCTTCCACGACGAGACGCTCCCCGCGGAAGGGGCCAAGGTCGCCCACTTCTGCTCGATGTGCGGCCCGCAGTTCTGCTCCATGAAGATCACCCAGGAGGTGCGTGACTACGCCGCGAAGACGGGCGTCTCCGAGGCGGCCGCGCTCGACCAGGGGCTGGAGCAGAAGAGCGAGGAATTCAAGAAGACGGGTAGCCAGTTGTATCGCTGA